From Vairimorpha necatrix chromosome 9, complete sequence, one genomic window encodes:
- a CDS encoding MULE domain-containing protein has translation MNDNFEIFKGQRGGQNLIYEDQIYTLDYNKDGTRRWRCSNRSCRGAIIMNEQNEIVKKVIHSHEPVPEKCMFKRTIKKIKEQVATSNENSLEIIKKQLPALSTSLDITKMPSIEYLRDTIKRTRNSRLGFITGCIMDIPEVLQVDSKKNRFLRFDSGMQDNDRFIIFFSEFKKSMIEKIDTFVVDGTFKSSPQGFYQIVVFHGHIFGKSFPYIYILLKGKSERSYSRAFDKCKELVTMNVKNFVTDFERGLVNALRISFPGANCNGCLFHLGQAAYKRVGAMGDIEKFKNDSNYNLVFKKILRLAFVPIRDVLVFYEDIKKFIKDNSITTTANFQLYFENNYLVSHVTREDNGGRAVAYINFWNVFDRVKNEIPRTSNNAESWNRTINKRMETRNPNIALFISRILDCEEMDIYNLKRYKKGLFEAKKTQKAEEKIRIIVKNYKHYSREEYMNALLQHVNFKCE, from the coding sequence ttgaacgacaactttgaaatttttaaaggtCAACGTGGAGGGCAAAATCTTATCTATGAAGATCAGATATACACTTTAGACTACAATAAGGACGGCACTAGGCGATGGAGGTGCAGTAATAGGTCTTGTAGAGGTGCCATTATAATGAATGAACAAAACGAAATCgttaaaaaagttattcATTCACATGAACCAGTACCTGAGAAATGCATGTTTAAAAgaactattaaaaaaataaaagaacaAGTTGCTACAAGTAATGAAAACTcattagaaataataaaaaaacaactcCCAGCATTGTCAACCAGCTTAGATATTACTAAAATGCCTTCCatagaatatttaagaGATACAATCAAACGAACAAGAAATTCAAGACTCGGATTTATAACTGGTTGCATTATGGATATACCCGAAGTCCTGCAAGTagattctaaaaaaaatcgttTTCTTAGATTTGATAGTGGTATGCAGGATAATGatagatttataatatttttttcagaattcaaaaaaagtatgattgaaaaaatagatACGTTCGTTGTCGATGGAACGTTTAAATCTTCTCCTCAAGGATTTTACCAAATTGTCGTCTTTCATGGACATATATTTGGCAAAAGTTTTCCatacatttatattttactcAAGGGAAAAAGTGAAAGGTCATATTCTAGAGCCTTCGATAAATGCAAGGAATTAGTTACTATGAATGTTAAGAACTTTGTGACTGATTTTGAGAGAGGATTGGTCAATGCATTACGAATATCTTTCCCTGGAGCAAACTGTAATGGATGCTTGTTTCATCTTGGGCAGGCAGCCTATAAAAGAGTCGGGGCAATGGGGGACATAGAAAAGTTTAAAAACGATTCTAACTATAATCTAGTATTCAAAAAGATTCTTAGATTAGCTTTTGTGCCAATACGAGATGTTCTGGTTTTTTATGAAgatattaagaaatttataaaagataattCAATTACAACCACAGCTAACTTTCAGTTATActttgaaaataattatttagttTCCCATGTAACTAGAGAAGATAATGGTGGGAGAGCTGTCGcctatataaatttttggaaTGTATTTGATagggtaaaaaatgaaattccTCGGACTTCTAACAATGCAGAAAGCTGGAATAGAACCATAAACAAGAGGATGGAGACAAGAAATCCAAATATCGctctttttatttcaagAATACTCGATTGTGAAGAAATGGATATATATAATCTAAAAcgttataaaaaaggatTATTTGAAGCTAAAAAAACCCAAAAAGCGGaggaaaaaattagaataatcgttaaaaattataaacattatTCTCGTGAAGAGTACATGAATGCTTTACTGCAACACGTGAATTTCAAATGCGAATAA